A single region of the Brassica rapa cultivar Chiifu-401-42 chromosome A03, CAAS_Brap_v3.01, whole genome shotgun sequence genome encodes:
- the LOC103849673 gene encoding uncharacterized protein LOC103849673: protein MVTRDRLIGWGLTVPSNCVLCSGHDESRQHLFFDCYYSSQVWTFFLSRLHLTPPQGFEDVLRWLLAPSRDKNMVLIVRQLHQATLYLVWKERNSRVHTSVEKPTWVIIAEIQQILRLRLDPVARRQTLLPGQPSVLATWLSFFAL from the coding sequence GGCTTATTGGATGGGGTCTCACGGTTCCTTCCAATTGCGTTCTCTGCTCAGGGCATGATGAGAGTCGACAGCACTTATTCTTCGACTGCTATTATAGTTCTCAGGTCTGGACTTTCTTCCTATCTCGACTGCATCTCACTCCGCCTCAAGGCTTTGAGGATGTGTTGCGCTGGCTGTTAGCTCCGTCGCGTGATAAGAACATGGTTTTGATAGTAAGACAACTTCATCAAGCAACTTTGTATCTAGTTTGGAAGGAAAGGAATAGCAGAGTACATACCTCGGTGGAGAAGCCCACATGGGTTATTATTGCAGAGATTCAACAGATTCTGAGACTCAGATTGGATCCGGTGGCTCGTAGACAGACACTCTTGCCAGGCCAACCTTCTGTCTTGGCGACTTGGTTGTCTTTTTTTGCACTTTAG